The Fragaria vesca subsp. vesca linkage group LG2, FraVesHawaii_1.0, whole genome shotgun sequence genome includes a window with the following:
- the LOC101299827 gene encoding putative laccase-9-like produces MGCRILVFFLGTFFLDGLLLSMAANVHHYSFILKETNFTRLCFTKPMLTVNESFPGPTIHVRKGDTAFVNVLNNGKYGVTIHWHGVKQPRNPWSDGPENITQCPIQPGKNFTYEIIFSDEEGTLWWHAHSDWSRATVHGHIVILPEIGKTYPFPEPYSQQTIFLGEWFDTDLKELIDEATATGSDPDPSTGFTINGWPGALYNCSNETIYTLGVKYGKTYLLRLVNGVMNEEMFFGIAGHNITVVAQDASYIKPIVTSYIMITPGQTMDILLTANQTPSYYYMAASPFFDSGAPFDNTTTTAILRYTNVTSAPSTIPMPSLPFVTDKEGADNFTTQLRALASKKHPISVPKNITERILITVSVNQLPCEANVTCGGPNGNRLAASLNNISFTTPTTDILQAYYRNLNGVYKDDFPNQPPVYFNFTGVDTDVYLLPDVGTKVKVIEYGASVEIVYQGTNVGNAENHPMHLHGYSFYVVGSAYGNWNKTTSPATYNLVDPPLVNTVGVPKNGWAAIRFVANNPGVWFMHCHLERHTSWGMNSVVIVKNGRTTQTSIRRPPPNLPICV; encoded by the exons ATGGGTTGCCGCATACTCGTCTTCTTCCTTGGGACTTTCTTCCTTGATGGGCTTCTCCTCTCCATGGCTGCTAACGTCCACCACTACAGCTTTATT CTGAAGGAGACGAACTTTACAAGACTGTGTTTCACAAAGCCGATGCTCACTGTAAATGAGTCGTTCCCAGGTCCAACCATTCATGTTCGCAAAGGAGACACTGCTTTTGTTAATGTTCTTAACAATGGCAAATATGGTGTCACCATTCACTG GCATGGAGTGAAGCAACCGCGAAATCCATGGTCAGATGGTCCGGAAAATATAACTCAGTGTCCAATTCAACCAGGAAAGAATTTCACTTATGAGATTATATTTTCAGATGAAGAAGGCACACTATGGTGGCATGCACATAGCGACTGGTCACGAGCCACAGTCCACGGCCACATTGTTATCTTACCTGAGATAGGAAAGACCTATCCATTTCCCGAGCCTTACTCCCAACAAACAATTTTTTTGG GAGAGTGGTTCGATACAGACCTAAAGGAACTAATTGATGAAGCTACGGCTACCGGAAGTGACCCTGACCCGTCCACTGGATTCACCATCAATGGCTGGCCAGGAGCCTTATACAATTGCTCCAATG AAACTATATACACTCTTGGTGTTAAATACGGCAAAACCTATCTTCTTCGGTTAGTGAACGGGGTTATGAACGAGGAAATGTTCTTTGGAATTGCCGGACATAACATCACCGTGGTGGCACAAGACGCATCATACATAAAGCCGATAGTCACAAGCTACATAATGATAACTCCTGGCCAAACTATGGACATTCTACTAACGGCAAACCAGACCCCAAGTTACTATTACATGGCTGCCAGCCCATTCTTCGACTCAGGCGCTCCTTTCGACAACACCACCACCACGGCCATCCTCCGTTACACGAACGTAACTTCCGCCCCATCGACTATTCCAATGCCGTCACTTCCCTTTGTCACAGACAAAGAAGGTGCAGACAACTTCACGACCCAGTTAAGGGCCTTGGCAAGCAAGAAGCATCCGATCAGTGTTCCCAAAAATATTACCGAAAGAATCCTAATCACTGTCTCTGTGAACCAACTACCTTGTGAGGCTAATGTGACATGCGGGGGTCCTAATGGTAACAGGCTGGCTGCTAGCTTGAACAATATCAGCTTCACCACCCCCACTACTGATATACTGCAAGCATACTACAG GAACTTAAATGGTGTCTACAAAGATGATTTCCCAAATCAACCGCCGGTGTATTTCAACTTCACCGGAGTTGATACAGATGTGTATCTATTACCGGACGTAGGGACAAAGGTGAAGGTGATCGAGTACGGGGCATCAGTTGAAATAGTGTACCAAGGGACCAATGTCGGGAATGCAGAGAACCATCCAATGCATTTGCATGGTTACAGCTTCTATGTGGTCGGGTCAGCTTACGGCAACTGGAATAAGACCACTTCTCCGGCCACTTACAACTTGGTCGATCCACCGCTTGTCAACACTGTTGGAGTTCCCAAGAATGGATGGGCTGCCATTCGATTCGTTGCTAACAATCCCG GAGTGTGGTTTATGCATTGTCATTTAGAACGCCACACTAGTTGGGGCATGAATTCTGTGGTTATTGTCAAGAATGGACGTACTACTCAAACTAGCATTCGACGACCTCCTCCAAACTTGCCGATTTGTGTTTAG